One Paroedura picta isolate Pp20150507F chromosome 3, Ppicta_v3.0, whole genome shotgun sequence genomic window carries:
- the RNF225 gene encoding RING finger protein 225, whose product MAHDNPRFQAAEALQPDNKEEGANSEAGALDCVICFTRYDRLFKVPKKLSCSHIFCLECLARINVSSEDVNAITCPVCRALTSLPSRKGLPGLPTHTDLLGQLSATPTPSGSVRFDRRRGLLYLAGGRKGATKIRAKPGASLNTVSLSIDVGRPAPRGPGRMITLSGWPFYVALAIALLVTIGLIICGIYIFLLPSRYSMPWIGQQQGNLSQGQAPGGNVHNDTLLNSSLTGI is encoded by the coding sequence ATGGCCCACGATAACCCTCGTTTCCAGGCCGCCGAGGCCTTGCAGCCAGATAACAAGGAGGAAGGGGCAAACTCTGAGGCCGGCGCCCTAGACTGCGTCATCTGCTTCACCCGCTATGACCGGCTCTTCAAAGTGCCCAAGAAGCTGAGTTGCAGCCACATCTTCTGCCTGGAGTGCCTGGCGCGCATCAACGTCTCCTCCGAGGACGTGAACGCCATCACCTGCCCGGTCTGCCGGGCGCTTACCAGCCTGCCTTCCCGCAAGGGCCTGCCGGGCCTCCCCACGCACACTGACCTGCTGGGGCAGCTCTCAGCCACACCAACCCCCTCTGGCTCGGTGCGCTTTGACCGGCGTCGGGGTTTGCTGTACCTGGCCGGGGGGCGCAAGGGTGCCACTAAAATCAGGGCCAAGCCGGGAGCCTCCCTCAACACCGTCAGCTTGAGCATTGATGTGGGGAGGCCAGCCCCGCGAGGACCAGGCCGGATGATCACACTCTCTGGCTGGCCCTTCTACGTGGCCCTGGCCATTGCCCTGTTGGTGACCATCGGCCTAATTATCTGCGGCATCTACATCTTTCTGTTACCGTCCCGGTATTCGATGCCGTGGATCGGGCAGCAACAAGGAAACCTCAGCCAAGGGCAGGCTCCTGGAGGAAACGTCCACAACGATACCTTGCTAAATTCCTCTCTCACTGGGATCTAA